The genome window AAACTCTCTTCATGCGTAACAAATGCCATTTCTGGCTCAATCATCCAAAACTCAATTAAATGACGACGTGTTTTCGATTTCTCAGCGCGGAATGTTGGACCGAAAGAAAAAACCTTTCCAAATGCCATTGCAGCAGCTTCCATGTATAATTGGCCACTTTGAGATAAATATGCTTCCTCTTCGAAATACTTCGTATGGAATAACTCTGTTGTACCTTCCGCTGAAGATCCAGTAAGTATTGGTGGATCAATTTTTACATAGCCATTTTCATTGAAGAAATTATAAGTAGCGCGAATGATTTCATTTCGAATTTTCATCACTGCATGCTGTTTTTTAGAACGTAACCATAAATGGCGATGATCCATCAAGAACTCAATCCCATGCTCCTTTGGAGTGATTGGATAATCATGTGACTCATGTATAACCTCGATACCGGATACTTGCATCTCATAGCCAAATTTTGATCTTGTATCTTCAACAATTTTCCCTGTCACGTAAATAGATGTTTCCTGTGTTAATCCTTTTGCAATTTGAAATATCTCTTCCGATACATCGCTTTTCACAACAACTCCCTGCATAAACCCTGTACCATCACGCAACTGAAGAAATGCTATTTTTCCACTTGAACGCTTGTTGCTTAGCCATGCTCCGATTGTAACGGTTTGCTCAAGATGATTTGCTACTTGTGAAATAGTTGTTTTCATAAATAATACCTCCGTAAAACTAAAATTATTGATTAGAGTTGAATCGTCTATATAGGTGCTTGAACTTTTATTAATAGCTGATTCGATAAATTTGTTTTCTTAAACCTTCTGAGTTCTTGTATATTATACATCAATTGATTAGGAATGCTATAAGTTCCATTAAATTCAAGCTGTTCTTAGATTAACTTTAATTCGTTATTTTATAAGCTTGGAAAAATGAAGTTGTTCTTTGCGACTTGCATCATCCATCGATAAATAGTCCAATACATATCTTGACTTGTTATCTTCATAATAAGCAATTTCCCATAATGGTTCTTGATCCATGAGCGCTGGTGAAATATGTACTAGTTCACAATGATTACATTGGTTTTTCCAGGCATTTAAAATTTGCTGTTCTAATATAATATCGGCTTGATCGACTGTAGTCAGGTTTTTCTCCTTACCATTTAAAGGGTAGAAGATGATTTTCTCTTCATTTTCCTTATTTTTACCATACACTACATGGTAAGGACTGTCACCATTGTAACGTTCTATTTT of Oceanobacillus zhaokaii contains these proteins:
- the asnS gene encoding asparagine--tRNA ligase; the protein is MKTTISQVANHLEQTVTIGAWLSNKRSSGKIAFLQLRDGTGFMQGVVVKSDVSEEIFQIAKGLTQETSIYVTGKIVEDTRSKFGYEMQVSGIEVIHESHDYPITPKEHGIEFLMDHRHLWLRSKKQHAVMKIRNEIIRATYNFFNENGYVKIDPPILTGSSAEGTTELFHTKYFEEEAYLSQSGQLYMEAAAMAFGKVFSFGPTFRAEKSKTRRHLIEFWMIEPEMAFVTHEESLEIQENYVSYVVKSVLDNCQLELDILERDLSKLENITAPFPRISYDDAITLLKEKGFTDIEWGEDFGAPHETAIAEDFDKPVFITNYPAEIKAFYMKPVPDRPEVVLCADLIAPEGYGEIIGGSQRIDDLELMKERYEQHGLTGPEYKWYQELRKYGSVPHSGFGLGLERTVAWISGVDHVRETIPFPRLLNRLYP
- a CDS encoding DUF5590 domain-containing protein → MNNGYSQSPKRNWLIKGLITILVIAVACLIYALFLYNNLYESKVEGFAETKKQILAQTAITEVDKIERYNGDSPYHVVYGKNKENEEKIIFYPLNGKEKNLTTVDQADIILEQQILNAWKNQCNHCELVHISPALMDQEPLWEIAYYEDNKSRYVLDYLSMDDASRKEQLHFSKLIK